The following DNA comes from Borreliella afzelii.
AGAATCTGAAGATCAATATGGAATATTGGCTTTCAAAGAATTGGGTTGGGGAGAAGGACAAGGTGAAAAAATAGCTGATAATACAGAGAGATCTATAAGATATAGAAAACGAACTTATGGGGCCCTAAATGATATAGATACTGACAAATTAAAGGAATTTTCAAAAATTATAATGTTGTCAGGCCAAACCCAAGGCCTATTTAACATATTAAACTTCTTTGGAACTGCTTTAGACGACATGATTGTCTGCTTATATCCTAAAAAAGATATTCTAGATAAACTAGAGATTTCAGATTTACAGAAGCTTAAAAATTTGTTGGAAAAATTATTATCTACAAAAGCAGACGTCTCAAAAATGTTAAACCAACTTTTATTAGATTATCAAAACAATGAAAATTCTATACAAAAAGATACTAATAAACTTAAATCTTACGTAATCACACTTTGCAATCAAACAGAAGAAAAACAAAAAGAAGCAGAAAATCTAAAGAATGAAATATTTACAATACAAAAGAAACTTTAAGTATGTATTAAAATTACCATATGTAAAAGCATATCTTTTATTAAAGATATGCTTAATTTTTAACTAAAGATTACAAAAAATTTTTCGCCTATAATTCGCATAAACTTTAATTCTAAATAAACACACCTTTTTTCTATAATC
Coding sequences within:
- a CDS encoding CRASP family complement regulator-acquiring lipoprotein, which translates into the protein MKYNIIISLFVLLFLACNPDFNTNQKDIKSHSSKKRIKHNKKEVTKNKVEDQNKVEDQNKVEDQNQRIKNSLLDDLKNLIEKANEDRKKYEKKLKEESEDQYGILAFKELGWGEGQGEKIADNTERSIRYRKRTYGALNDIDTDKLKEFSKIIMLSGQTQGLFNILNFFGTALDDMIVCLYPKKDILDKLEISDLQKLKNLLEKLLSTKADVSKMLNQLLLDYQNNENSIQKDTNKLKSYVITLCNQTEEKQKEAENLKNEIFTIQKKL